A region of Colletotrichum higginsianum IMI 349063 chromosome 10, whole genome shotgun sequence DNA encodes the following proteins:
- a CDS encoding Carboxylic ester hydrolase, giving the protein MPSPYWALAAVAPAFVSAATLADVCTTAHAQEALPAAGFIPGITIDASSVETSVVGNASVSSEWYPASTIAYCNVTFAYSHDGLADDKVHVTYWVPAPDSFQNRYVSTGGGGLAINSQSQYIPTGIIVGAVSGITDGGFGSFNTQWDAVFLAANGTVNWQSVYMFGYQAHNELATLGKEFTKKFYSVGDDQKIYSYYQGCSEGGREGWSQAQRFADQFDGLAIGAPAFRYGQQQVNHLSANVMEQTRNYFPPSCELEKILNLTIAACDPLDGKTDGVVSRSDLCKSTFDFNTTVGQAYSCEAKTGNSGPGGFDGLERRQMPTNPTPAQTGTVTAEAAALVAEYYDGLHDSEGKLVYLSYQPGSAFTDAGTAFDEATQTWGLSISGLGGEWVARYLQLRDTSTLESLANVTADTLRDWMLLGMNKYADSLQTTYPDLGGIRAAGGKILHVHGEQDDSIPAGSSVHYYESVRSVMFPGQGLNESSAALDEFYRLYLVPGGAHCGSNTNQPGGGWPQTTLQTVIEWVEKGSAPDRLNNTGVGIDSLCRWPLRPLWSNDGAAFDCVYDQASIDSWKSTFDAFKVTVY; this is encoded by the exons ATGCCCTCTCCTTACTGGGCCCTCGCGGCGGTCGCTCCGGCCTTCGTCAGCGCTGCCACGCTCGCCGACGTCTGCACGACAGCCCACGCCCAAGAAGCCCTCCCCGCGGCCGGCTTCATCCCCGGCATCACCATTGACGCCTCTTCGGTAGAGACGTCAGTAGTCGGCAACGCCTCCGTCAGCTCCGAGTGGTATCCGGCCAGCACCATCGCGTACTGCAACGTCACCTTTGCGTACTcccacgacggcctcgccgacgacaaggTCCACGTTACTTACTGGGTGCCCGCTCCCGACAGCTTCCAGAACCGATACGTGTCgaccggcggtggcggcctcGCCATCAACTCCCAGAGCCAGTACATCCCCACGggcatcatcgtcggcgccgtctcgggcATCACCGATGGCGGCTTCGGGTCGTTCAACACGCAATGGGACGCCGTGTTCCTCGCGGCTAACGGCACCGTCAACTGGCAGTCGGTTTACATGTTTGGATACCAGGCACACAATGAGTTGGCGACGCTCGGAAAGGAGTTCACCAAGAAGTTCTAcagcgtcggcgacgaccagAAGATCTACTCGTACTACCAAGGCTGCTCCGAGGGTGGTCGTGAGGGTTGGAGCCAGGCCCAGAGGTTTGCCGACCAATTTGATGGCCTCGCTATTGGCGCACCTGCGTTCAGGT ACGGACAGCAGCAGGTCAACCATCTCTCGGCCAACGTCATGGAGCAGACGCGCAACTacttccctccctcctgcGAACTCGAAAAGATCCTCAACCTGACCATCGCCGCATGCGACCCCCTCGACGGCAAGACCGACGGCGTTGTCTCCCGGTCAGACCTCTGCAAGAGCACCTTCGACTTCAACACCACCGTAGGCCAGGCTTACTCGTGCGAAGCCAAGACTGGTAACAGCGGCCCCGGCGGgttcgacggcctcgagcgccgcCAGATGCCCACGAACCCGACCCCGGCCCAGACCGGCACCGTTACCGCCGAGgctgccgccctcgtcgccgagtACTACGACGGACTCCACGACTCTGAGGGCAAGCTTGTCTACCTCAGCTACCAACCTGGCTCGGCCTTCACcgacgccggcaccgcctTCGATGAGGCGACGCAGACCTGGGGCCTGAGCATCTCCGGCCTCGGTGGCGAGTGGGTGGCGCGCTACCTCCAGCTCCGCGACACCAGCACGCTCGAATCTCTGGCCAACGTCACTGCCGACACCCTCCGCGACTGGATGCTCCTCGGCATGAACAAGTACGCCGACTCCCTGCAGACGACGTACCCGgacctcggcggcatccGGGCGGCAGGAGGCAAGATCCTCCACGTGCACGGCGAGCAGGACGATTCGATCCCCGCGGGCTCGTCGGTGCACTACTACGAGTCTGTCCGCAGCGTCATGTTCCCGGGCCAGGGCCTCAATGAGAGCTCGGCCGCGCTCGACGAGTTCTACAGGCTGTACCTGGtgcccggcggcgcccaCTGCGGGTCCAACACGAACCagcccggcggcgggtggCCGCAGACGACGCTGCAGACAGTGATCGAGTGGGTGGAGAAGGGCAGCGCTCCGGACAGGCTGAACAACACGGGCGTGGGCATCGACTCGCTCTGCCGTTGGCCTCTGAGGCCGCTGTGGTCCAACGACGGGGCGGCGTTCGACTGCGTCTACGACCAGGCCTCCATCGATAGCTGGAAGTCCACGTTTGATGCCTTCAAGGTTACAGTCTACTAG
- a CDS encoding NmrA-like family protein, with protein sequence MTQKLIAVVGATGNQGGSVARRFLAAGCRVRALTRDVSSPSAAALAALGPDVELVTADLEDVASLEAAFRGANVIFSVTNYWEPFFRPDCRAEAQRRGVSCRRFAYDVEYRQGRNIADAAAATVDSLDDNGFLASTLSHAERCSGGRFKELYHFDAKADVFPGYVNEKYPALAAKMSCIHTGFFYTSYNILPNSYFGKMLILGKNPDGTFTMAFTTSPEKPIPHFAPASDMGNFTYAVSQMPPGKAYMAEGTTCTWPQFLETWAKVTNVKADYWQISHEEMVEATGERDTGIEVAYMFSYSSDPGYDGGMDLLTAADLRKAGIDCPMTTWEEWATNNDWTSVLQK encoded by the exons ATGACCCAAAAGCTgatcgccgtcgtcggcgccacgGGCAACCAAGGCGGTTCGGTCGCCCGCCGCTTTCTGGCCGCAGGATGCCGCGTCCGCGCACTCACCCGCGACGTCTCCTCCCCTtccgcggccgccctcgccgctctCGGTCCGGACGTGGAACTCGTCACCGCGgacctcgaggacgtcgcGTCTCTCGAGGCCGCTTTCCGCGGCGCCAACGTCATCTTTAGCGTCACCAACTACTGGGAGCCCTTCTTCCGCCCGGACTGCCGCGCAGAGGCGCAGAGGCGAGGCGTCTCGTGTCGGAGGTTCGCCTACGACGTCGAGTACCGCCAGGGACGcaacatcgccgacgccgcggccgcaaCTGTGGACTcgctcgacgacaacggctTCCTGGCCTCGACGCTGAGCCATGCCGAGCGGTGCAGCGGCGGGCGGTTCAAGGAGCTGTATCACTTCGATGCGAAGGCCGACGTCTTCCCTGGCTACGTGAATGAGAAGTATCCCGCACTGGCGGCCAAGATGTCGTGTATTCACACGGGGTTCTTCTACACGAGTTACAACATTCTCCCCAACTCATACTTTGGCAAG ATGCTGATCTTGGGGAAGAACCCTGACGGTACATTCACCATGGCTTTCACCACATCACCTGAAAAGCCCATCCCTCACTTTGCCCCGGCTAGCGATATGGGCAATTTCACATACGCTGTTTCCCAAATGCCGCCAGGGAAGGCTTACATGGCCGAAGGGACAACCTGCACTTGGCCACAGTTCCTCGAGACGTGGGCCAAGGTGACGAACGTCAAGGCGGACTACTGGCAAATCTCGCACGAAGAGATGGTTGAGGCGACGGGGGAGAGGGACACCGGTATCGAGGTTGCGTACATGTTTTCCTACTCATCCGATCCGGGGtacgacggcggcatggaTCTCTTGACTGCGGCGGACCTTAGAAAG GCTGGTATCGATTGCCCCATGACAACGTGGGAAGAGTGGGCCACAAACAACGATTGGACTTCTGTTCTTCAGAAGTAG